The proteins below are encoded in one region of Peptoniphilus sp. GNH:
- the wecB gene encoding UDP-N-acetylglucosamine 2-epimerase (non-hydrolyzing) has protein sequence MKILVVFGTRPEAIKMAPIVKELEKRKADFKVLVTAQHRQMLDSVLEIFDIKPDYDLNIFKNNQTLTDITVASLQGLEKVIKEYEPDVLLVQGDTTSVFAGALAAFYQKVKIGHVEAGLRSHNLYSPYPEEANRKLTGVLSTYHFAPTEGNRQNLLNEGFDDKNIYLVGNTVIDALHYAVKEDYKFEDQILNDLDYENKKIILLTSHRRENIGEPMENIFSAVRDVLKDHEDVEVVFPIHLNPKVRTIAKAIFKDHPRVHLIEPLDYLPFSNLMKRVYMVVTDSGGIQEEAPALGKPVVVVREETERMEGVDAKTAVLAGTKYKKIYETVKELIENDKLYKLMAQAINPYGDGRSAEKIVEILLKR, from the coding sequence ATGAAAATTCTAGTGGTTTTTGGAACCAGACCCGAGGCAATAAAAATGGCTCCGATAGTAAAGGAGCTTGAAAAAAGAAAAGCTGATTTCAAAGTTCTAGTAACTGCTCAGCATAGACAGATGTTGGACTCAGTTTTAGAGATTTTTGATATAAAACCAGACTATGATCTAAACATATTCAAAAACAATCAAACTCTTACAGATATAACAGTAGCAAGTCTACAAGGACTTGAAAAAGTAATAAAAGAATACGAGCCGGATGTGCTTTTAGTTCAAGGAGATACGACAAGTGTATTTGCCGGTGCTTTGGCAGCCTTCTATCAAAAGGTAAAGATAGGTCATGTGGAGGCGGGACTTAGATCTCACAATCTTTACTCCCCCTACCCAGAAGAAGCAAATAGAAAACTCACAGGGGTCTTGAGCACTTATCACTTTGCTCCGACCGAAGGTAACAGACAAAATCTTCTAAATGAAGGCTTTGACGACAAAAATATTTATCTTGTAGGAAACACCGTAATAGATGCTTTGCATTATGCAGTAAAAGAAGATTACAAATTTGAAGACCAGATTTTGAATGATTTAGATTATGAAAACAAAAAAATAATCTTGCTCACATCGCACAGGAGGGAGAACATAGGCGAGCCTATGGAAAACATTTTCAGTGCAGTTAGAGATGTTTTAAAAGACCACGAAGATGTGGAAGTTGTTTTTCCGATTCATTTAAACCCAAAAGTAAGAACAATCGCAAAAGCAATCTTTAAAGACCATCCGAGAGTTCACTTGATTGAACCCTTAGACTATCTTCCGTTTTCAAATTTAATGAAGAGAGTTTATATGGTGGTAACAGACTCAGGTGGAATTCAAGAAGAGGCACCGGCACTTGGAAAGCCTGTAGTGGTTGTGAGAGAAGAAACCGAGAGGATGGAAGGTGTGGATGCCAAGACGGCAGTTTTGGCTGGTACCAAATATAAAAAAATTTATGAGACAGTAAAAGAACTCATAGAAAATGATAAACTCTACAAATTAATGGCTCAAGCTATAAATCCATACGGAGATGGAAGGTCGGCAGAAAAGATAGTAGAAATCTTATTAAAAAGGTAA